In one Sphingobacterium daejeonense genomic region, the following are encoded:
- a CDS encoding aldose 1-epimerase family protein has translation MENSNQDWLNKVSHIAQVGGIETSILDNGRGKGTRIAWFNTGAGLRFKVVIDRGLDIADASFNQFNLSWLSRLGVTSPQPFSDKGVDWLRTFGGGLLTTCGVTHVGGPEEDEYGKRGLHDQFSNSPAELIAVKQPDPSTGDLEMSITAKIFQGHPLGDNIEVKRTIRCTLGQPTIYLDDEVQNVGNINSSHMILYHFNFGWPFIDSGAKLLWKGSWTSRETGEDNKIFKEGQDFRTCQEPRADHSGSGEEAALIDVEATSDGKAECGIYNEKLGFALKLSFNKNQLPWLTNWQHWGKGEYVTGLEPGTNPPLGQKLMRERGELIQLKPGEKRKYNLEISILNTSTSINEFVNKYINL, from the coding sequence TTGGAAAACTCAAATCAAGACTGGTTGAATAAAGTCTCCCATATTGCTCAAGTTGGAGGCATTGAAACTTCCATTTTAGATAATGGCAGAGGGAAAGGAACACGTATTGCATGGTTCAATACAGGAGCAGGATTACGTTTTAAAGTTGTTATCGACAGGGGATTGGATATTGCGGATGCTTCTTTCAACCAGTTTAATTTGAGTTGGCTAAGCCGACTGGGAGTTACGTCTCCACAGCCATTCTCTGATAAGGGAGTAGATTGGCTCCGAACTTTTGGAGGCGGTTTATTGACTACTTGCGGAGTGACACATGTTGGTGGACCTGAGGAAGATGAATATGGAAAGAGAGGGCTGCATGACCAATTCAGTAACAGTCCTGCAGAACTTATCGCGGTGAAGCAACCAGACCCTTCAACTGGGGATCTGGAGATGTCCATTACAGCAAAAATATTTCAGGGCCATCCCTTAGGAGATAACATCGAAGTTAAGCGCACCATAAGATGTACTCTTGGTCAACCAACTATTTATTTGGATGACGAAGTTCAAAATGTTGGTAATATCAATTCTTCCCATATGATTTTATACCATTTCAACTTTGGATGGCCTTTTATTGATTCGGGAGCCAAGCTATTATGGAAAGGGTCTTGGACTTCTCGTGAAACAGGGGAAGACAACAAAATATTCAAGGAAGGTCAAGACTTCCGGACTTGCCAAGAGCCACGTGCAGATCACAGCGGTTCTGGTGAAGAAGCAGCCCTAATAGATGTAGAAGCAACATCAGATGGAAAAGCTGAATGTGGAATTTACAATGAAAAATTAGGTTTTGCTCTGAAACTAAGTTTCAACAAAAACCAATTGCCATGGTTAACGAATTGGCAACATTGGGGAAAAGGCGAATATGTGACGGGGCTTGAACCTGGCACAAATCCCCCACTTGGACAGAAACTTATGCGTGAGCGTGGGGAATTAATCCAATTGAAACCCGGAGAGAAGCGAAAATATAATTTAGAAATCAGTATATTGAATACTTCTACCTCCATCAACGAATTTGTAAACAAGTATATAAACCTATAA
- a CDS encoding c-type cytochrome: MAGPRKTREDYFNWFYKAFGYKGGNSYIGFIDNARKMALSHVPKDQFAMYSKMSGDSLLNEKGTRLAENVEGPKGPGRAWEVDSALKVVDENTGVRDFKRGRELFLAMKCGSCHTIKGEGGSVGPDLTQLGTRFSKRDMLEAIIEPSKVISDQYESKVFNMKDGTSVLGRLMSEDEKNYVISQKSLCTTCHKNSCEE, encoded by the coding sequence GTGGCTGGACCCCGGAAAACACGTGAAGACTATTTCAATTGGTTTTATAAAGCTTTTGGCTATAAAGGTGGTAACAGTTATATCGGTTTCATCGATAACGCACGTAAAATGGCTTTGTCACATGTTCCTAAAGATCAATTTGCGATGTACAGCAAGATGTCTGGTGACTCCTTGTTAAATGAAAAAGGAACAAGGCTTGCAGAAAACGTCGAAGGACCAAAAGGTCCGGGCAGAGCTTGGGAAGTAGATTCTGCACTAAAAGTCGTAGATGAAAACACTGGGGTTCGTGATTTTAAACGCGGCAGGGAATTATTCTTGGCAATGAAATGTGGGTCATGTCATACCATTAAGGGTGAAGGAGGATCAGTTGGTCCGGACCTTACGCAGTTAGGCACACGTTTCTCAAAACGTGACATGTTGGAAGCAATCATAGAGCCTAGCAAGGTAATTTCTGACCAATATGAGTCAAAAGTATTCAATATGAAAGACGGGACTTCGGTTTTAGGACGTTTAATGAGTGAGGACGAAAAGAATTATGTGATATCACAAAAATCCTTATGCACCACATGTCACAAAAACTCTTGCGAAGAGTGA
- a CDS encoding PQQ-dependent sugar dehydrogenase, with amino-acid sequence MIKTKRAQLYLFGMFLLIFAGSCKQEKETEVVKEPNPKTDKIVLPDGFEIEHIYSPSDDEKGSWVSMTFDDKGRMITSDQFGGLFRVELPPIGSDTTVKPKIEPLDFPIEGQDPADTSKTKVGMGFAQGLLWANNSLYVMINHRPNENLSKGSGLYRIQDTNNDDKLDKITQILALEGEGEHGPHSIIQGPDSAIYVIAGNFTKVPKMNSYRLKPNDSLDNLLPMIYDTHGHDSDSHNAGGWIAKTDAEGKNWELIASGMRNGFDLAFNNDGELFTYDSDMEWDFGMPWYRPTRILHVTSGAEYGWRKGDAKWDERFLDNLPAALNIGQGSPTNFINPNKAKFPDKYRNSLFAFDWSFGIIYAIHLTPDGASYKANAEEFISGSPLPLTDGTIGPDGSLYFLTGGRRLESDLYRVYHKDRDKINPETPKPNVNAEVKLRREIEQYHKPSPAGTAEKIWEYLGHEDRHIRYAARVALEHQPFDSWKNLVFGERNVVRLTEAMVAVAHVADPSIKQQVLNKLATIPLEKITPKMLENLLRVYEIVISRMGKDRRSSSSSFGTKT; translated from the coding sequence ATGATAAAAACGAAAAGAGCACAATTGTATTTGTTTGGTATGTTCCTGCTGATATTTGCGGGATCATGTAAACAAGAAAAGGAAACAGAAGTGGTAAAGGAGCCAAATCCAAAGACTGATAAGATTGTCTTACCGGATGGATTTGAGATTGAACACATATATAGCCCTTCTGATGACGAAAAAGGGTCTTGGGTTTCTATGACTTTTGATGACAAAGGTCGTATGATTACCTCAGATCAATTTGGCGGATTATTCCGCGTGGAATTACCTCCAATTGGTTCTGACACCACTGTTAAGCCTAAGATTGAGCCTTTAGATTTTCCTATCGAGGGTCAGGATCCAGCAGACACCTCCAAAACCAAGGTAGGAATGGGTTTTGCACAAGGATTGTTATGGGCAAATAACAGCTTATATGTGATGATCAACCATCGTCCAAACGAGAATTTATCAAAAGGTTCTGGTCTATATAGAATCCAAGACACCAACAACGACGATAAATTGGACAAGATAACTCAAATCTTGGCCTTGGAGGGTGAAGGTGAGCATGGTCCACACAGTATTATTCAAGGTCCTGATTCAGCAATTTATGTCATTGCGGGGAATTTCACGAAAGTCCCTAAAATGAACAGTTATAGATTGAAGCCTAACGACAGTTTGGACAATTTGCTTCCTATGATTTATGATACGCATGGTCATGATTCAGATTCTCATAACGCGGGTGGATGGATTGCAAAAACAGATGCTGAAGGTAAGAATTGGGAATTAATTGCTTCAGGAATGCGTAATGGGTTTGACTTGGCATTCAATAATGATGGCGAGTTATTCACTTACGATTCCGATATGGAATGGGACTTTGGGATGCCTTGGTACCGTCCAACACGTATTCTACACGTCACAAGTGGAGCAGAATATGGATGGAGAAAAGGTGATGCAAAATGGGATGAGAGATTTTTAGATAACTTACCAGCAGCTTTAAACATCGGCCAAGGCTCTCCTACTAACTTTATTAACCCAAATAAAGCCAAATTCCCAGATAAATATAGAAACAGCTTATTTGCTTTTGACTGGAGTTTTGGTATTATCTACGCGATTCATTTGACTCCTGATGGCGCATCATATAAGGCAAATGCTGAAGAATTCATTTCGGGTTCTCCACTTCCATTGACAGATGGTACTATTGGGCCAGATGGTTCTCTTTATTTCTTGACTGGAGGTCGTAGGTTAGAATCTGATCTTTATCGTGTTTATCACAAAGATCGTGATAAAATCAATCCTGAAACTCCAAAACCAAATGTAAACGCAGAGGTCAAATTACGTCGTGAAATTGAACAGTACCATAAACCTTCTCCGGCAGGTACAGCAGAAAAAATCTGGGAATACTTAGGCCATGAAGATCGTCATATTCGTTATGCAGCTCGTGTAGCACTTGAACATCAACCATTTGATTCATGGAAAAACTTAGTTTTTGGAGAAAGAAATGTGGTTCGTTTGACAGAAGCTATGGTTGCAGTTGCTCATGTAGCTGATCCATCCATCAAACAACAAGTTTTAAATAAGTTAGCTACAATTCCTTTGGAGAAAATCACTCCAAAAATGTTAGAGAACTTATTAAGGGTTTATGAAATCGTGATTTCAAGAATGGGCAAAGATCGAAGGAGCTCAAGCAGCAGCTTTGGCACAAAGACTTGA
- a CDS encoding RagB/SusD family nutrient uptake outer membrane protein gives MKLRYILLGLGLLSMSSCNKLLDVEPYTFSSGDNYYENEGQVLRAVNGVYSRLQGLYTSDFWAMTEMRADNTNYQYDETDRGVQQREEIDEFLITSSNNYVNNAWVALFGIVQQANVIISRIDNVPFADEKVKQQYLGEAKFIRGFTYFHLVRLFGEVPLHTKEVANPQDAFTDGKKGTVDEIYTVIIQDFKDAIASLPPGYDDNNKGRATKGAAHAVLGDVYLTRKQYADAVTNFTEVTKLGYSLMPDYASCFSPNSKNNAESVFEIQYDQSVEGENSNFIYMFGPRNAKMKLIGFSGNLGGSNIPTPSIYNAYETGDNRRDKSIQMFSDPSNANFQESKAFNGNMPFIKKYYHPPYIEDGRSDENWPVYRYAHVLLMLAEAQNEVGSGDPYAHLNLVRKRAGLPALSGLSKDALRDAIAKEQRVEVAFESHRWYQLLRTGKAIEVMTAHGAEEKKRLSRLSSASYNIQPFKLLFPIPQREIQINGIEQNEGW, from the coding sequence ATGAAATTAAGATATATTCTATTAGGTCTAGGTTTATTGAGCATGAGCTCCTGCAACAAGTTATTGGATGTAGAACCTTATACCTTTTCAAGTGGTGATAATTATTACGAAAATGAAGGTCAGGTCCTTCGTGCTGTAAACGGTGTTTACAGTAGATTACAAGGATTATATACGAGTGATTTTTGGGCAATGACGGAAATGAGGGCTGATAACACAAATTATCAGTACGATGAAACAGACCGTGGTGTGCAACAACGTGAGGAGATTGATGAATTTCTCATTACTTCTTCTAACAATTATGTTAACAATGCTTGGGTTGCTCTGTTTGGTATCGTTCAGCAGGCCAACGTCATCATTAGCAGAATTGACAATGTTCCCTTTGCTGATGAAAAAGTGAAACAACAGTATCTTGGTGAGGCAAAATTCATCCGTGGCTTTACCTACTTCCACCTTGTTCGGTTGTTTGGCGAGGTTCCATTGCATACAAAAGAAGTAGCTAATCCTCAGGATGCTTTTACAGATGGTAAAAAAGGTACTGTTGATGAAATTTACACTGTTATTATTCAGGATTTCAAGGATGCCATTGCCAGCTTACCTCCAGGTTATGATGATAATAACAAAGGAAGGGCTACAAAAGGGGCGGCACATGCGGTATTGGGAGATGTATACTTGACACGGAAACAATATGCAGATGCTGTTACAAATTTCACAGAAGTTACTAAATTAGGGTATTCATTAATGCCAGACTACGCTTCTTGTTTTAGTCCAAATTCTAAAAACAATGCGGAATCGGTTTTTGAAATACAATACGACCAATCCGTAGAGGGTGAGAACAGTAATTTTATCTACATGTTTGGCCCTCGGAATGCGAAGATGAAGTTGATAGGTTTTTCAGGAAACTTAGGCGGTAGTAATATTCCAACTCCGAGTATTTACAATGCTTACGAGACGGGAGATAATAGACGCGATAAATCTATCCAGATGTTTTCTGATCCTTCGAACGCAAATTTCCAGGAATCTAAAGCATTTAACGGGAATATGCCGTTTATCAAGAAATATTACCATCCACCATATATTGAGGATGGTCGTTCAGATGAAAACTGGCCGGTATACCGTTATGCCCACGTCTTATTGATGTTAGCGGAGGCACAAAATGAAGTTGGATCAGGAGATCCATATGCACACTTAAACCTAGTCAGAAAACGTGCAGGCTTACCAGCATTGTCTGGTTTATCAAAAGATGCTTTACGTGATGCTATTGCAAAAGAGCAACGCGTGGAAGTGGCTTTTGAAAGTCATAGATGGTATCAGTTATTGCGTACTGGTAAGGCCATCGAAGTGATGACTGCTCACGGAGCTGAAGAAAAGAAAAGATTGTCGAGATTAAGCAGTGCTTCATATAATATCCAACCGTTCAAATTATTGTTTCCGATTCCTCAAAGAGAAATCCAGATCAATGGCATTGAACAAAATGAAGGTTGGTAG
- a CDS encoding SusC/RagA family TonB-linked outer membrane protein, translated as MQYDQLNKTISPCLIAPKATFRKVLGFTFGKEPKKRFLQLALIFPALILSQAGYSEANTYSKMNREAFNISMDNSMGNLKTTSLGQEKVKVTGTVSDAQGVPLAGVSVRVKGTNSATSTDLNGKYEIELNKGQTLTFDNLGFASQEIVVNAAGTQNVTLDSSSEDISEVVVVGYGSQQKKDVTGSVAAVSMKNVKGQAVASADQALSGQIAGVQVSTSNGTPGGGPKIQIRGMSAIGAGSQPLYVIDGFPVPTSSSERGNPLATLNPNDIESMTVLKDASATAIYGSRGSNGVILINTKRGADGPMKIDVAVSSGLQQVPQKGRPNLMNAAEFAQFRKEAIEDKIRFEEGREPTIDDIPEDYRNPAALGEGVDWYDEVTRVAPLTDVNVSFSGGNENVRSFVSAGYLNQEGVMLNTGFDRFSIRANVEGNLAKKLKLGMNISPTLTYLEGGINGQGRDEFFEITTPVAKVYDDAGNLIPYIQSSGTFGNPNPVLYMNERTDKSSKLKLLMSTFAEYSFLDNLKFKTTFNVDYQDESGEYFRPSIIPNQNAPGLSIPSGSYWRGQYLNWANENTLNYDYSTESGHTISALAGYSIQMQKNKSAGFNGSQFPDDDIKTLNGAARITGGTGIEDWGLISYLARINYSYLDRYILTASYRADGSSRFGKDNRWGSFPSVAVGWRLSEEAFLKDKEWINELKLRASYGRSGNFNIANYASLSSIGTANYVLNGTLAPGRTMNSLGNTFLGWERMKELNIGLDFTTWNNRLTFTANYYKRNTLDLLLNTPIPQSSGFGSVTENRGDVENKGFEFSISSANIARENFTWNTDFNISFNRNKVIDLGRSKDPIYSGASSEGNFTNITRIGEPVGMIIGYVVEGIYQNEADLEKYPAFPGAIPGNLRMRDVNGDGQITPNDDFDVIGNPYPDFTLGMTNTLTFKGFDARVNLVASMGQEMLHATRFYTDNIDGVFNVRKEVADRWRSESNPGSGLVPTTNGTGRGRVMYRDTHSLFVEKTDYLWIKNITVGYTLPKSIAGVVNNLRIYANLQNPFVFTGYEGNPEGTNINRGDTSPLVPGIDYSAYPVPRIYTLGLNFNF; from the coding sequence ATGCAATATGACCAATTAAACAAAACCATTTCACCATGCTTGATTGCGCCTAAAGCGACATTTAGGAAGGTTTTGGGGTTCACTTTCGGAAAAGAACCCAAGAAAAGATTCCTGCAACTGGCATTAATTTTTCCTGCGTTGATACTATCGCAGGCAGGCTATTCCGAAGCCAACACATATTCTAAAATGAATAGAGAAGCGTTTAACATTTCCATGGACAATTCTATGGGCAACTTGAAAACTACTTCACTGGGGCAAGAAAAAGTCAAAGTCACCGGTACAGTTAGTGATGCCCAAGGAGTGCCTCTTGCAGGTGTATCGGTACGCGTAAAAGGCACAAATTCTGCCACATCTACCGATCTGAATGGAAAGTATGAAATCGAGTTGAACAAAGGTCAGACGTTGACCTTTGACAATCTTGGTTTTGCTTCTCAAGAAATTGTTGTCAATGCTGCTGGAACGCAAAATGTAACATTGGATAGCAGCAGTGAAGATATCTCAGAAGTTGTGGTTGTGGGATACGGTAGCCAACAGAAAAAAGATGTTACCGGTTCGGTTGCTGCCGTTTCTATGAAAAATGTAAAAGGACAAGCTGTAGCCAGTGCTGACCAAGCATTATCTGGCCAGATAGCTGGTGTACAAGTAAGCACATCAAATGGAACACCAGGAGGTGGTCCTAAAATTCAAATTCGTGGTATGAGTGCAATTGGTGCTGGAAGTCAACCATTATATGTTATTGATGGTTTCCCAGTTCCGACATCTTCTAGTGAGAGAGGGAATCCATTGGCAACTCTTAATCCGAATGATATTGAATCCATGACTGTATTGAAAGATGCATCGGCAACTGCGATATATGGTTCAAGGGGTTCCAACGGTGTTATCTTGATCAATACCAAACGTGGTGCTGATGGTCCGATGAAAATCGATGTGGCAGTAAGTTCTGGTTTGCAACAAGTACCTCAGAAAGGAAGACCGAACTTGATGAACGCGGCAGAGTTTGCGCAATTCCGCAAAGAAGCTATCGAAGATAAAATCAGGTTTGAAGAAGGCAGAGAGCCAACAATCGACGATATCCCTGAAGACTACCGCAATCCTGCTGCTTTAGGTGAAGGAGTTGATTGGTATGATGAGGTTACTCGTGTAGCTCCATTGACTGATGTCAACGTAAGTTTCAGTGGTGGAAATGAAAATGTACGTTCTTTTGTATCTGCTGGTTATCTAAACCAAGAAGGTGTCATGTTGAACACAGGGTTCGACCGTTTCTCCATTCGCGCAAATGTGGAAGGAAATCTTGCCAAGAAATTAAAATTAGGCATGAACATATCTCCTACCCTAACCTATCTTGAAGGTGGTATTAACGGTCAAGGACGTGATGAGTTCTTTGAAATCACGACTCCAGTTGCAAAAGTTTACGATGATGCTGGCAATTTAATTCCATATATCCAATCGTCGGGAACATTTGGTAACCCAAACCCTGTATTGTATATGAACGAAAGAACGGATAAGAGTTCAAAGTTAAAGTTATTGATGAGCACATTTGCTGAATATAGCTTTTTGGACAATTTGAAGTTCAAGACTACCTTCAACGTTGATTACCAAGATGAAAGTGGTGAATACTTTAGACCTTCAATTATCCCTAACCAAAATGCACCAGGATTATCAATTCCTAGCGGTAGTTATTGGAGAGGCCAATATTTAAACTGGGCAAATGAGAATACCTTAAATTATGATTATTCAACTGAGAGCGGTCATACCATTTCAGCTTTGGCAGGTTATTCCATCCAGATGCAAAAAAATAAGAGTGCAGGCTTCAATGGTTCGCAATTTCCAGATGATGACATTAAAACTCTAAATGGTGCTGCAAGGATTACTGGTGGTACAGGTATAGAGGATTGGGGTTTGATTTCTTATTTGGCAAGGATTAACTATTCCTATTTAGACCGTTATATTTTGACAGCATCTTACCGTGCAGATGGATCATCGCGTTTCGGTAAAGACAATCGTTGGGGTTCTTTCCCTTCTGTCGCTGTAGGTTGGCGTTTGTCTGAGGAAGCATTCTTGAAAGATAAAGAATGGATCAATGAATTAAAGTTAAGGGCTTCTTATGGACGTAGTGGTAACTTCAACATTGCAAACTACGCATCGTTAAGTAGTATCGGTACTGCGAATTATGTATTGAATGGAACATTGGCACCAGGACGTACAATGAACAGTCTGGGCAATACTTTCTTGGGATGGGAAAGAATGAAAGAGTTGAACATCGGTTTAGACTTTACCACGTGGAACAACCGCTTGACTTTTACCGCTAACTACTACAAACGCAACACATTAGACTTATTATTGAACACACCTATTCCACAATCTTCTGGATTTGGTTCAGTAACTGAAAATAGAGGTGATGTAGAAAATAAAGGTTTTGAGTTCTCAATCAGTTCAGCCAACATTGCACGTGAAAACTTCACTTGGAATACTGATTTCAATATTTCATTCAACAGAAATAAAGTTATTGATTTAGGAAGAAGTAAAGATCCGATCTATTCAGGGGCAAGTTCTGAAGGAAACTTCACGAATATCACTAGAATTGGCGAGCCTGTTGGGATGATCATTGGTTATGTGGTTGAAGGGATTTACCAAAATGAAGCTGATTTAGAAAAGTATCCTGCATTCCCTGGGGCAATTCCTGGAAACTTAAGAATGCGTGATGTGAACGGCGATGGACAAATCACTCCTAATGATGACTTTGATGTTATAGGGAATCCTTATCCGGACTTTACTTTAGGTATGACGAACACCTTGACTTTTAAGGGTTTTGACGCTCGGGTTAACTTGGTTGCGTCAATGGGCCAAGAGATGTTGCACGCAACTCGCTTTTATACCGACAATATTGACGGTGTATTTAATGTGAGGAAAGAGGTAGCAGATCGTTGGCGTTCAGAATCCAATCCTGGAAGTGGGTTAGTTCCAACGACTAATGGTACTGGTAGAGGCCGTGTAATGTATCGTGATACGCATTCATTATTTGTGGAAAAAACAGATTATTTATGGATCAAGAATATAACAGTAGGTTATACGCTTCCAAAAAGTATTGCAGGTGTAGTTAATAATCTTAGAATCTATGCCAACTTACAAAATCCGTTTGTATTCACAGGTTATGAAGGAAATCCAGAAGGAACGAATATCAACAGAGGGGATACTAGTCCTCTGGTTCCAGGTATTGACTACTCAGCATACCCAGTTCCAAGGATTTATACATTAGGGTTGAATTTCAATTTTTAA
- a CDS encoding beta-L-arabinofuranosidase domain-containing protein, protein MKKSFLLTILSIGIYTCSISQSIHDQRIPVNHINLEGYIDERLESSVQNRILAQDVDRLINAFDPNKRTETHMWQSEFWGKWFTSAVLAYKYKPSDKLFKTLEKAVYGLMEQQTADGYIGNYAADKRLQQWDVWGRKYCLLGLLSFYEIKPDNKVLQAAEKLAQNLMDDLQKADGILVTKGNYRGMAASSVLEPICKLYVVTNNKKCLEFAETIVKQWSRPDGPQLIEKSKVNVAERFEKPSSWYSWEQGQKAYEMMSCYEGLLELYRITGNPTYKEAVINTWDNIKATEINIAGSGASTEMWFGGKALQADPVHHYQEVCVTVTWIKLCLQLFRLTGENKYAEEAEYAYYNALLGSLSKDGAQWAKYTPLNGQRLPGSEQCGMGLNCCEASGPRALFLMPFYAVTQENNAVQVNYFIPGAYDIQIGKQKAQLIIQTDYPKSSTVSIGLKSNKPIDVPIEIRIPSWSEESKIAFNHVNVEDDIEPNTYYQINKKWKGSDVINLELDLNPRILKTGDLVQSLAIMRGPIVLSRDAMFAENIPVSAVLTPVINKNNRIDLVETENPNSWMSFKAKFIPESYSETGSAPVELQLCDYASAGNMKPLTYFQTWFPQLINKSK, encoded by the coding sequence ATGAAAAAAAGCTTCTTACTTACTATCCTTTCTATAGGTATTTATACCTGTTCGATTTCACAGTCTATCCACGACCAAAGGATACCCGTCAATCATATTAATCTTGAGGGATATATTGATGAAAGGTTAGAATCTTCCGTTCAAAATAGAATTCTCGCTCAAGATGTGGATCGATTAATCAATGCATTCGATCCGAATAAAAGAACGGAAACTCATATGTGGCAATCCGAGTTTTGGGGAAAATGGTTTACCTCTGCGGTACTTGCTTATAAGTACAAGCCGTCAGATAAACTTTTTAAAACTCTTGAAAAAGCTGTATATGGGTTGATGGAACAACAAACAGCGGATGGTTATATTGGTAATTATGCAGCAGATAAACGTCTTCAACAGTGGGATGTGTGGGGAAGGAAATATTGCCTCCTTGGATTATTGTCTTTTTATGAAATTAAGCCTGATAACAAGGTATTACAGGCAGCCGAGAAATTGGCACAGAACCTTATGGATGATCTCCAAAAAGCTGATGGAATTTTGGTTACTAAAGGTAATTATAGAGGAATGGCTGCATCCTCCGTTCTAGAACCCATCTGTAAGCTCTATGTAGTTACCAATAACAAAAAATGCCTTGAATTTGCTGAAACGATTGTCAAGCAATGGAGCCGTCCTGATGGGCCGCAATTAATTGAAAAAAGTAAAGTAAATGTAGCAGAAAGGTTTGAAAAACCGAGTTCTTGGTACAGTTGGGAACAAGGTCAAAAAGCATATGAAATGATGTCTTGTTATGAAGGATTATTAGAGCTATATAGAATTACTGGTAATCCAACGTATAAAGAAGCAGTTATAAATACCTGGGACAATATAAAGGCTACTGAAATAAATATTGCTGGATCTGGTGCTTCAACGGAAATGTGGTTCGGTGGGAAAGCATTGCAAGCTGATCCTGTGCACCATTATCAGGAAGTATGTGTCACTGTAACATGGATAAAATTATGCCTACAATTGTTCCGGTTGACTGGAGAGAATAAGTATGCTGAAGAAGCTGAATATGCTTATTATAATGCTTTATTGGGGTCATTAAGTAAAGATGGAGCACAATGGGCAAAATATACGCCACTAAATGGACAAAGGTTACCTGGATCGGAGCAATGTGGAATGGGCCTGAACTGTTGTGAAGCCAGCGGGCCAAGAGCGCTGTTTCTGATGCCATTTTATGCTGTAACGCAAGAAAACAATGCTGTTCAAGTAAATTATTTTATCCCGGGAGCATATGATATCCAAATAGGAAAGCAAAAAGCACAACTGATTATTCAAACTGATTACCCCAAATCGTCGACTGTTAGCATTGGTCTAAAATCCAATAAACCTATTGATGTTCCGATTGAAATTAGAATACCAAGTTGGAGTGAGGAAAGCAAAATAGCTTTCAATCATGTAAATGTCGAAGATGATATAGAACCTAATACCTACTATCAAATCAATAAAAAATGGAAAGGTTCTGATGTTATTAATCTGGAATTAGACTTAAATCCAAGAATTCTCAAAACTGGTGATCTAGTTCAATCTTTGGCCATCATGCGCGGCCCAATAGTATTGTCCAGAGATGCTATGTTTGCTGAAAATATTCCTGTTTCAGCGGTGTTGACTCCTGTAATAAACAAAAATAATAGAATTGATTTAGTCGAAACAGAAAATCCAAATAGTTGGATGTCGTTTAAAGCGAAATTTATCCCAGAATCTTATTCAGAAACTGGTTCGGCACCTGTAGAACTTCAACTCTGTGATTATGCATCCGCAGGGAATATGAAACCTTTGACTTATTTTCAAACTTGGTTTCCTCAATTAATCAATAAGAGTAAATAA